The following DNA comes from Vicinamibacteria bacterium.
ACGGGAACTTCAGCGAACAGATCGGCGAGAGCGACTTCAAAGTCAGAGGTGAGCTGACCATTCGTGGCGTTCATCGGGAGGTCGTCCTCGACGTCCGCTACCTCGGGCAATGGTCCACGCCTTGGTGGGAGGGGGATCAAGACCTCGGGCCAAGGACTCGGGCTGGATTCACGGGCAGAACACAAATCAACCGGCACGATTTCGGCGTGAGCTGGAACGGCGAGCTCGAGAATGGTGGAGTCGTGGTAGGCCACGACGTTCTAATCACCCTGGATGCGGAAGCGATCCTCGAGCCCTGACTGTCGGTCACCAGCGGAGCGCTTGACATTAGAGTACGCTGAGCTGGGCCACTGGCCAAAAAACGTACACACAAACCGACAAGGTATTAAGATCGCGTTATGGCACGAGCGATATGGAGCGGGCCCATCAGCTTCGGGCTCGTGCACGTTCCCGTTGAACTCTACGGCGCAACCGAGTCCCGGGAGGTGCGGTTCCACCAGTTCGAGAAAGGAACCGGGCAGCGCGTCCGCTATAAGCGGGTGGGGGGAGAAACAGACGAGGAGGTGCCCTGGGAGAAGATCGAGAAGGGCTACGAGATCGCCGAAGGGGAATTCGTCGTCGTGACGTCCGAGGAGCTGGAGTCACTTGCTCCGGCGAAGAGTCGCACGATCAAAATCGAGGAGTTTGTTGACCTGGCGGATATCGATCCGATCGCGTGGCAGCAAACGTACTATCTCGGTCCATCGGAGGCCGTCGCCTCGGCCGAGCCGTACGCGTTGCTTCATCGTGCGATGGTGGAGACGAAGAAGGTGGGAATCGGACGGTTCGTTCTGCGAAGCAAGGAGCATTTGGCGACGCTGAGGCCTATCGGCCGAGTTCTGGGCCTTTCTACGATGTACTTCGCCGGCGAGATCCGTTCCCCCGAGTCCGTAGTGAATTTGCGGTCGGGTATTTCCCTCTCGGAGAAAGAGGTTCAGATGGCGGGGCAGCTCATCTCCGCACTCTCCGCGAAATTAGACTTGACGAAGTTCAAGGATACATATCGGGAACAGGTGTTAGAACTAATCCAGAAGAAGGCCCGAGGCGAAAGGATTGTTACCGAACCGGCGGCCGTGGAGGCCCGGGTCATCGACCTGATGAGCGCGCTCAAATCCAGTCTCGAGTCGGTGGGTGCGGGAGCCGCCCTGACATCCCTGACCCGATCCGAGCTCCTGGCGCGTGCTGCAAGGGCGGATATCTCCGGCCGCTCCAAGATGAGCAAAGAGGAGCTGATTCGTGCCCTCGAGGACAAGGCCTCGTGACCCCACAACGTGGATCCCGATCCGGTTGCGGGGTGACACATGGGCCAGTAACTTTTGCGCTTGACCACGTTTCTGCCAGGAAGGCATCGGATGTCGCCGCCGCTCGCGCGAGCCTCACGGTCGGTCGAGGCCCGTCGACATCACCGAGACCAAGCCGAGGCGGCACACCAAGAGAGCTGCAAGCAGCTACGGTTCCTTTCGACGCGGCGTCTGACGGCTGACGTGTCGAGCGTCGCTGTCGGTCGCGAAAAGCTCTCCGCGGTGGACGCTCCCCGCGCAATCGAAGCTCAACGAGCTGCACGAGAGCCTGGTCGCGCCGACCTGCCGCCATGGGGCTGGATGAGCATAAGCGGCAGCCGAACCGTGTTGCCGTCGGTCGCGCCGACCTGCC
Coding sequences within:
- a CDS encoding YceI family protein, with translation MPRWVFEPGHTAASFSVRHMMVTWVRGQFSDVHGWLDFDLQNPLRGSLHVEIAAAKIWSGEPERDAHLRSADFLDVENHPQITFDGNFSEQIGESDFKVRGELTIRGVHREVVLDVRYLGQWSTPWWEGDQDLGPRTRAGFTGRTQINRHDFGVSWNGELENGGVVVGHDVLITLDAEAILEP
- a CDS encoding Ku protein, translating into MARAIWSGPISFGLVHVPVELYGATESREVRFHQFEKGTGQRVRYKRVGGETDEEVPWEKIEKGYEIAEGEFVVVTSEELESLAPAKSRTIKIEEFVDLADIDPIAWQQTYYLGPSEAVASAEPYALLHRAMVETKKVGIGRFVLRSKEHLATLRPIGRVLGLSTMYFAGEIRSPESVVNLRSGISLSEKEVQMAGQLISALSAKLDLTKFKDTYREQVLELIQKKARGERIVTEPAAVEARVIDLMSALKSSLESVGAGAALTSLTRSELLARAARADISGRSKMSKEELIRALEDKAS